Proteins from a single region of Macrotis lagotis isolate mMagLag1 chromosome 2, bilby.v1.9.chrom.fasta, whole genome shotgun sequence:
- the LOC141512126 gene encoding olfactory receptor 2T6-like, giving the protein MDGDNKTNSTDFFLMGFFSHNVASGLIFIIILIIFFIALMANGVMIFLINIDTCLHTPMYFLLSHLSFIDIIYITTIVPKMLVDYFSGQGTISFVACTAQYFLYQTFVGAEFFLLGLMAYDRYVAICYPLRYPVLMSRQICIIILVSSWFGGSLDSFLLTPITMRLPFCASHKINHFFCEAPTMLRLACGDKAIYEMVMYICCVMMLLIPFSVVITSYTKILITVHHMNSAEGRKKALTTCSSHIIVVTLFYGAALYTYMLPQSYHTPVKDKIFSAFYTILTPMINPIIYSLRNKDVTGAMKRALGKCKRISRETGDES; this is encoded by the coding sequence ATGGATGGGgacaacaaaacaaattctacTGACTTTTTCCTCATGGGATTCTTTAGCCACAATGTAGCCTCAggtctcatttttatcatcatcctcatcatcttcTTTATTGCCTTGATGGCTAATGGTGTCATGATTTTCTTGATCAATATAGATACTTGCCTCCACACACCTATGTATTTCCTACTCAGTCATCTCTCTTTCATTGACATCATATATATCACCACAATAGTTCCCAAAATGCTGGTGGATTACTTTTCAGGTCAAGGAACTATTTCTTTTGTGGCTTGTACTGctcaatattttctctatcaaACTTTTGTCGGAGCTGAATTTTTCCTGCTGGGGCTCATGGCCTATGACCGCTATGTAGCTATCTGCTACCCTTTACGCTATCCTGTTCTCATGAGTAGACAGATTTGTATCATAATACTGGTCAGCTCTTGGTTCGGGGGTTCTTTGGACAGTTTTCTTCTCACCCCTATCACAATGAGGCTTCCATTCTGTGCTTCCCACAAGATCAATCACTTTTTCTGCGAGGCACCCACTATGCTGAGGTTAGCATGTGGTGACAAAGCTATCTATGAGATGGTGATGTATATTTGCTGTGTTATGATGTTGCTAATCCCCTTTTCTGTAGTCATCACCTCCTACACTAAGATCCTCATCACTGTGCATCATATGAATTCagcagaaggaagaaagaaagcctTAACCACCTGTTCTTCCCATATAATAGTGGTGACTTTATTCTATGGGGCAGCCTTATATACCTATATGCTGCCCCAATCCTACCACACCCCAgtcaaggataaaatattttctgCCTTCTACACCATCCTCACACCCATGATTAATCCCATCATTTATAGTCTGAGGAATAAAGATGTAACTGGAGCCATGAAGAGGGCACTGGGGAAGTGCAAAAGGATATCTAGGGAAACTGGTGATGAATCCTAA